Within the Aspergillus luchuensis IFO 4308 DNA, chromosome 5, nearly complete sequence genome, the region ACCTAGTCAGTTCGCCACAGCAACTTTTTTCCGGCCGCCGGCGCGGACCACCAACGCTATCGCCGCTATCACTCGCTATCAGTACCAACTAGAACTAGACTTTCATCGCATTTCTCCTCCGAgctctccaacatccccaaacCTCAACCACCATGTCGCCATACCTCGGGCGCATAATCCCACGAGGGCGCCTACCGTACCACCGAGCCCCTTTACAAATATCCCGCCTCCGCAAGCCGTGCCTGCGAACGACAACCGCGATTTTCTCTTCCCGTCCGGAAATACTAGCTCGCACCGATGTCCCAGTCCAGCTACGCAGCTTTTCCACGAGTATCCCTCTCCGCGCAAGCCCGGCTCCTGAACCAACAATTGAAGAAGCCGTCCTCCCCGTATGTTGTCCCGGATGCGGTGCGTATGCGCAGACTGTCGAGCCGAGTGAGCCTGGGTATTATGGGAAGACCAGGAAACAGACGCGGAAGCTGTTGTCTGAGACGAagcaggttgttgagggtgagggaaatggggaagaagggtcCGGATTGAAGGctgagggggagaaggcggcGGATCGGATTCAGAAGTATCTGGAGCTTACGGATGTTGGGGGGAGTGTGCCGAGGCCGAAGTGTGAGTGATTATTTTCTCTATCTGTTCTGTGATGGTGGTTTTGGTTCATATACTAATTGACTGGTTCTTGTTGTGCAGTTGGTGCTTCTTTGGTGAAAGCGGCAGATACTGCTGGCAAGTATTTGGAGAAGTCGAAAGCCCCGGTACAAATCTGCGATCGATGCCATGATCTGCTGCATCATAACAAGGCCGTTCCTGCTATTTCGCCGACTATGGAATCCCTTCGCGCGTATCTGGATGAGTCGCCTCATAAACATAATCGGATTTatcatgttgttgatgcgGCGGATTTCCCTATGTCTGTTGTGAAGGAGATCTACGATACGCTGGGGATTATGGATCCGCGGTCGAAGAATCGGCGCTCTGCGACTTATAAGTATAAGAGCGGGAAGAAGCTGCCGACTATTAGTTTCGTTATTAATCGGTCGGATCTGTTGGCCGCTACGAAGGAGCAGGTTGATTCGAAGATGGAATATGTACGGTCTGTGCTTCGTGATACGCTTGGACTCTCGCATGAGGAATTCCGCTTGGGCAATGTGCATATGATAAGTGCTCAGCGGGGATGGTGGACGAAGAAAGTTAAGGAGGAGATTAGGGAGCATGGGGGTGGGATTTGGGTGATTGGGAAGGCTAACGTTGGTAAAAGCAGTTTTATTGAGGCATGCTTTCCCAAGGATTCGAGGAATCTCGAGAAGATTGCGGAATTGATTGAGCTTCGTGAGGAGGAGTCCATAATCGCTACCCACTATGACACTTCTGCTATTGATTCAGAGGGACTTCTACCCCCTGCGCCTCGAGAGGATCTCTATCCTATTCTCCCTGTGGTCTCTTCTCTACCCGGCACGACGGTATCACCTATTCGTATCCCGTTTGGCCGTGGAAGGGGCGAGATGATTGATCTGCCGGGGCTCGAGCGTGGCGAGCTGGCCGACCATGTCCGTGATGAATTTAAACGCGATTTGATCATGACcaagaggaagaagcctgAACGCCTTTCGATCAAGCCTGGCCAATCACTACTTCTCGGAGGAGGTCTCGTCAGAATTACGCCGACGAACCCTGAGGATGTCGTGATGGCAGCTTGCTTCGTCCCGCTTGAATCGCATCTCACCAGAACCGAAAAGGCTATTGAAATGCAAACGGAGCAGCGCCCTTATCCCAAGACCAACATAGCCAGAGAAGGTACCGGTCAGGTCATCTCGTCTGCAGGCGTTTTCGACCTGAAATGGGACGTGACTCATTCGCACCTCCCCAGGTCTATCGCCAAGGCGGTTGAAGATGGGCATATGAAGATGCCGTCTCTACCATACAAAGTAATGTCGACCGATGTTTTGATCGAAGGATGCGGCTGGGTTGAACTTACAGTTCAAGTTCGAGCCAAGTCCGCGAAGGAGTCCAATGCTGAGGATGAGACGTCAAAGTCTTTCCCTCAAGTGGAAGTTTTCACTCCGCACGGCCGCCATGTTGGGTCTCGTCCTCCCATTGAATGCTGGAAGTTCATAGAAGCGAAGAAGGTCGCCGACAACCGCGCGAAGGGACCTCGGGGACGGCAGAACATTGGGCTGGAGAAGCGAGCCCGGCACAGCTGAGACGGTCTTCCAGCATGGATGACCTTGTATAGTATATCATTTGCATAGCGATTGGTGTTTCACGGTGTATACTAGAAAGGGATAAACAATGCTGTATTATAATGAttggggtggtgtggtggtggttgatgtaTAAATAGATCATCGATTGTTGGTGAGCAGATTATTAGTTTATCATCCACTGCCTTCTTTCACGtgggcttcttccctcttcattcttcctccttccttctcactcCCAACTTAACCTGCATGTCTCTCGCCTGTTTGAGTTCATTTCCCAGATCTAGGTTATTATCTAATCCTGCTAGTATTCCCACCTGTGGTTGCGCTACAACCCCTCTTCACTACCTGTACTACATAGTAAGCATCCGCTCCTCGAACAATACACAATCGCTTCAGCTGTATACCAACGTTATATAGCTAATAAACACATCCCATAAAGAACCTTTCGACAATGCTCTCGTTTCGAGGCAGCAATAACGCGCAACTGCACAAAATTCCATGGCGCTATGCTCTACCGCATGAGTACAACAAAGAGACTAATCCGACGGGGATGATATCATTTGCTTTGGCAGAACATGTAAGTTATCTGTGAATTGAGGCCACAACTCCAAAGTACTTATAAGCAGATAGGCACCAATGCGCGCAGAAATAGCCAActacatcaacaccaaggtCAATATTCAaccctctctctttttcctctgGAACTCAGCAATCCCAACCAATATCTTCTACATGCTTAGGTCGAGTTCAACGTAGCATCAGTTGCCTATACCTCTGGTAACAATGCCATCCATCGTCTACAGAATGCAGTCGCAATGCATCTAAATAATCTACTCGATCCCATTGTTCCAATTGAATCGGAAGAAGTCATTGTTGCCAGCGGCGCAACTGCAATAGGGAGCATGCTTGGATTCACCCTAGCTGAGCCAGGCGACGGCATCTTAATCAGCAGGCCAGCTTATGGACGATTCGAGCTTGATTACGGTGTCGAAGCGGGTGTGCAGATGGTATATGCAGACACCACTGTGGAGGAGGCATTTGCTCCTTCTGTTGTCGAGAAGTATGAATTGGCCCTGAGAGATGCTCGGGCGAGAGGTGTGCAGATCCGGGCATTGATGCTAGTGAATCCGCATAATCCTACCGGTATGGATAACCACTTCGTTGCTTATCAATAACGTAGCGTTGACACTACGTCTAGGCCTTTGCTATTCTGTTCAAACCCTGACGGAGATTCTCAAGTTTTGCAATAAGCACCAGCTTCATCTGATCAGCGACGAAATTTATGCTTCATGCGTTTTCGATTCCGGAGACCCATATGCCGTTCCATTCACCTCTATATTATCCCTCAGTACCCCGAAGCTGATCAACCCTGACCTGGTGCACTTGTTGTACGGATTCAGCAAGGTATGCCGCTACCTCGTTACCTTCTCTGCTCATTAGAATGTGTCTCTAACACATATGATCTCAGGACTTCGCGTCCGGCGGCCTCCACCTAGGCTTCCTTATCACAAAGAACAAACCCCTACGCCATTCCTGCAATGCAATCCTGTTAGTTTGCCACTATCTGCCAGACTCACAACTCAAAAGTCAACTAACCCAGCTCACAGACGCCTCCACAGCGCCTCCACAGCAGCCGTAACAATCGgaaccaccatcctcgaagATCAAGACTTCGTCCACAACTTCACTGCCAAAAGCCAACGAAGTCTTGCTTCAGCGTACCGAATTGCAACATCAACTCTTGCCCAGGAGGGCATTAACTACATCAAGGGAGGGTGAGTCAAGATGTGTCCAGAACTTTTTCCAAAACTATGTTCAATATAGCAACTTATAATGTTCCCTCCAGAAACGCCGgcttctttatatatatcgaCCTATCACCCTATCTTCCAAAAGATAGCAGTAGTAATAGCACGTCTCCGCCTGAATTCGCCCTCGCTCAGAAATTCGTTGACGCAGGAGTATTCCTGCATCCATGTGAAGAGCATGGAAATATACCAGGGTGGTTTAGGCTTGTCTTTgcgcaggaggaggacgtgttgagggaggggttgagAAGGTGAGTACCAAGTAACCATGTCTGTCGATTCTCGTTCTATTACTCTTGACTTTGAGATATCGTAGGCGGGTTAGTGCAGGATGCTAATGATATATGCTACAGGATGATCGGGGTACTAAACAGTTTGGCATGAACGATCTAGTCTTTTTGACTTTATTGCCTGGTGAAACCGCAGTTCGTCCTGTAAAATTGCAATGAGTACAATGCTATCGTTGGTAGTATACTATGTCTACCCAACAGTAACAGCAGAACTACGAAGCATTACCAAATCGAACCGACAATTCTAACATAACCCAATGAAATTGCTATTTTATGATCTTTCActaaaacaaaagaaaagaaaacatgaAACCCATCAAGATATCTCATCTAATCTGTATCATGTATattcatcaccatcttcatcttgatCATCTACTCAATATTGGCAAAGTTGAAAGAAGGCTGGCCGGGAACGGCATTCTCAGCCTGcaatccctccctcttctcacCAGTACCAACGACCTCACCAGTCTTGCCACCCTCATCGACAGCAACAatttccagctccttggcgCCAGTAACGCGCTTAATAGCAGCAACCATCTCGCTGAGGACAGCGAACTCATCGAAAGGCAGCTTGCGGTCGAAGACAGCCTCGGGGACTTCCTTGTCGACAACGAGACGCTTCTTGAGTCTCTGGACGAAGGGCAtagccttcttcatctcgccGAGCTTGCCGACCTTGGCGTTCAGCTCCTTGTCGTTGAAGGAGATGCTGACTGCGTCGAAGGCTTCGCGCACAAGGTCGATGTACTTCTCCTGCCAGACGGGGAACTTCTTGGCCGCGTAAATGCTGAGCTTCTTGGGCTTGCGGGGGTCGAAGGCAGTCTGCTTGCCCTTGGAGAGCTTCTTCACGAAGTTGGCCTCGGCGGAGGTGATGCTGGAGGTGGTCGAGCGGGCGTAGTCAAGGGCTGCGGACAGCTCGAGGGAGGGCTCGGGGACCTCGGGGAAGCGGGCGTGGTGGATGGTCGAGGGCTGGATAGGGTGTTAGTGGGGGTGTGACGGAGTGGAGTTGTGGGATAGGTACGAACCTTCTTCAGGATCTCGAGCCAGATGTGCTCGGACCAGTGAGGAGCAATGACGGCCATCATCAGAGCCTGCAGCTCGATGTAGCGGAGGACGACGTCACGATGCATGCCAATgccggcagtggtggtggcttcACGGTAGAAGTCACGGGCGCTGACCAGATCGTACAGACCAGACTTCAGGGCGAGCTTGAAGTTGGTGCTAGAAGTAGTTAGCTTCATGAAAGTCCAGGTGGAAGTCAAGTGGAAGCAAGACGAAGAGTATTTGTAAAGGGTCCATCAGGCATGTGGTGATGTTTGTCTCATGGCCGTGAAAGGCTCTGAAGTAGCAAATACGTAGAATATGCGAACATCATGTGGACAGGTGATTGCGGGATTGTAGGGGGATAAAAGGGGACTTACTCCTGGTAGTGCTTCTTGGTCTCACGGACAAGGCCGTTGAGCTCGTTGTCGAAGAGCTTGTCCCAGAAGGCATCGGCGGGGCCGGTGCGCAGGGACTCGTCCTTGACAACTTCCTCCATCCAGTCCTTGAGAGTGTGGAGACGGAGAATGTTGCTGTTAGCGACGGTCTCCTCGAAGTTGGCGTCTTCGATACCGTCACCAGCATCGGCGAAGGCGATACGGGTGGCATCAGCACCGAACTTGTCGACAGCATCCTTCAGGGTAAGGAAGTTACCCGTACTCTTGCTCATCTTCTCACCGTTGAGCAGCAAGTGTCCGTTAGCACGGACACCGCGAGGCCAGTACtcaggagggaagagggcgaCGTGGATGTACAGGAAGAAGGTCAGGTGGTTCTGGATGAGATCCTTTCCGGAGACACGGACGTCCAGAGGGTACCAGTACTCGAATTCTCTACGCATCTTCTGCAGAGCCTCCTTGCTGATACCGCTCTTGGAAACAAGCTCATCGCTGAGCTCA harbors:
- a CDS encoding pyridoxal phosphate-dependent aminotransferase (COG:T;~EggNog:ENOG410PHFK;~InterPro:IPR004839,IPR015424,IPR015421,IPR015422;~PFAM:PF00155;~go_function: GO:0003824 - catalytic activity [Evidence IEA];~go_function: GO:0030170 - pyridoxal phosphate binding [Evidence IEA];~go_process: GO:0009058 - biosynthetic process [Evidence IEA]) codes for the protein MHLNNLLDPIVPIESEEVIVASGATAIGSMLGFTLAEPGDGILISRPAYGRFELDYGVEAGVQMVYADTTVEEAFAPSVVEKYELALRDARARGVQIRALMLVNPHNPTGLCYSVQTLTEILKFCNKHQLHLISDEIYASCVFDSGDPYAVPFTSILSLSTPKLINPDLVHLLYGFSKDFASGGLHLGFLITKNKPLRHSCNAILRLHSASTAAVTIGTTILEDQDFVHNFTAKSQRSLASAYRIATSTLAQEGINYIKGGNAGFFIYIDLSPYLPKDSSSNSTSPPEFALAQKFVDAGVFLHPCEEHGNIPGWFRLVFAQEEDVLREGLRRMIGVLNSLA
- a CDS encoding uncharacterized protein (COG:S;~EggNog:ENOG410PJ7Q;~InterPro:IPR027417); this translates as MSPYLGRIIPRGRLPYHRAPLQISRLRKPCLRTTTAIFSSRPEILARTDVPVQLRSFSTSIPLRASPAPEPTIEEAVLPVCCPGCGAYAQTVEPSEPGYYGKTRKQTRKLLSETKQVVEGEGNGEEGSGLKAEGEKAADRIQKYLELTDVGGSVPRPKFGASLVKAADTAGKYLEKSKAPVQICDRCHDLLHHNKAVPAISPTMESLRAYLDESPHKHNRIYHVVDAADFPMSVVKEIYDTLGIMDPRSKNRRSATYKYKSGKKLPTISFVINRSDLLAATKEQVDSKMEYVRSVLRDTLGLSHEEFRLGNVHMISAQRGWWTKKVKEEIREHGGGIWVIGKANVGKSSFIEACFPKDSRNLEKIAELIELREEESIIATHYDTSAIDSEGLLPPAPREDLYPILPVVSSLPGTTVSPIRIPFGRGRGEMIDLPGLERGELADHVRDEFKRDLIMTKRKKPERLSIKPGQSLLLGGGLVRITPTNPEDVVMAACFVPLESHLTRTEKAIEMQTEQRPYPKTNIAREGTGQVISSAGVFDLKWDVTHSHLPRSIAKAVEDGHMKMPSLPYKVMSTDVLIEGCGWVELTVQVRAKSAKESNAEDETSKSFPQVEVFTPHGRHVGSRPPIECWKFIEAKKVADNRAKGPRGRQNIGLEKRARHS